A stretch of the Aminipila terrae genome encodes the following:
- the murB gene encoding UDP-N-acetylmuramate dehydrogenase has protein sequence MKSEKQIDIEYLCLKIKEFVNFERIIINASMSKYTSFRTGGNASAMVIVENIVELKKLLCLLTEEQVPHILLGNGSNILVKDGGYKGIVIKLGNSFNTVKVEENKITAYAGAKITAVAKAAMEHGLSGMEFASGIPGSVGGGVFMNAGAYGGEIKDIIVSVQAITKDGSREYEISREEMLMGYRTSSFQKTGDIIIYATFQLKLEEKNIIAERMKELMEKRNQKQPVNLPSAGSFFKRPEGYYAGKLIQDSGLKGLSVGGAQVSPMHAGFIVNNGDATAGDILKLMKLIQNTVFEKFGVRLEPEVRILGD, from the coding sequence ATGAAATCTGAAAAACAGATTGATATAGAATATTTATGTTTGAAAATTAAAGAATTTGTGAACTTTGAGAGGATAATCATAAATGCTTCCATGAGTAAATATACATCCTTCAGGACCGGTGGAAATGCTTCTGCAATGGTAATAGTGGAAAATATTGTGGAACTTAAAAAATTATTATGCTTATTGACAGAGGAACAAGTTCCCCATATTCTGCTGGGCAATGGTTCCAATATCCTTGTTAAAGATGGAGGATATAAGGGAATTGTTATTAAACTGGGTAACAGTTTTAATACAGTCAAAGTGGAAGAAAATAAAATAACAGCATATGCTGGTGCCAAAATAACCGCAGTAGCAAAAGCGGCTATGGAACATGGACTTTCCGGTATGGAATTTGCCAGCGGTATACCCGGAAGTGTTGGCGGCGGCGTATTTATGAATGCAGGAGCTTATGGGGGAGAGATAAAAGATATAATTGTATCAGTACAGGCAATCACCAAAGACGGAAGCAGGGAATATGAAATATCAAGAGAAGAAATGCTGATGGGTTACAGAACCAGTTCATTTCAGAAAACCGGAGATATTATTATTTATGCTACTTTTCAGTTGAAACTGGAAGAAAAGAATATCATTGCTGAAAGAATGAAAGAACTTATGGAGAAAAGAAATCAGAAACAGCCTGTTAATTTACCTAGTGCAGGGAGTTTTTTCAAACGACCTGAAGGGTACTATGCAGGAAAACTGATACAGGATTCTGGGCTGAAGGGATTAAGTGTTGGCGGAGCACAAGTATCACCGATGCATGCTGGTTTTATTGTAAACAATGGAGACGCTACTGCAGGAGATATTTTGAAATTAATGAAACTTATACAAAATACTGTTTTTGAAAAGTTTGGTGTAAGATTAGAGCCTGAAGTAAGAATTCTTGGAGATTGA
- a CDS encoding Fic family protein, producing the protein MYQDILKKSLILDSRKPYSIGIRKQIKEMDLCELLYTSLHLDGSIIKKEQIKPILAGKVVAEATLNDHMAIENYINTLSVMENFIDLKSDISLKIMEDLHNVSCGVTETLWRKSNPVLYTLDYNPPHWQDVKEKIEEFIKWTYRADEELEGNKLLKAAYLHNKIIEIYPFEYNCESTARLIMYYSLLRDGYPVFELRLSETEYNTSILEYLKHRKIEPFYKAVERGIYNKLDVLLQITEEEE; encoded by the coding sequence ATGTATCAAGATATTTTGAAAAAAAGTTTGATTTTAGATAGCAGAAAACCGTATAGCATAGGAATAAGAAAGCAAATAAAAGAAATGGATTTGTGCGAACTATTATACACTTCACTTCATTTAGATGGAAGCATCATAAAAAAGGAGCAGATTAAACCAATTTTAGCAGGTAAGGTTGTGGCAGAAGCTACTTTAAATGATCACATGGCCATTGAAAATTATATAAACACATTATCTGTGATGGAAAATTTTATTGACCTTAAAAGTGATATCAGTCTTAAAATAATGGAAGATCTTCATAATGTAAGCTGCGGGGTAACGGAAACCCTCTGGCGTAAAAGTAATCCAGTGCTTTATACCCTTGATTACAATCCTCCACACTGGCAGGATGTGAAAGAAAAAATAGAGGAGTTTATAAAATGGACATACAGGGCAGATGAAGAACTGGAGGGTAATAAACTTTTAAAAGCGGCATATTTACATAATAAAATCATTGAAATTTATCCATTTGAATATAACTGTGAATCTACGGCCAGACTGATTATGTATTACTCCCTGTTGAGAGATGGATATCCGGTGTTTGAGCTACGTTTAAGTGAAACGGAGTATAATACATCAATCCTGGAATACTTAAAACACAGGAAGATAGAACCATTCTACAAGGCTGTAGAGCGTGGTATTTACAATAAACTTGATGTACTTCTGCAAATTACAGAGGAAGAAGAATAA
- a CDS encoding MgtC/SapB family protein codes for MLAFQLPHYFYDVNIISVATRLLLAVVFGGIIGLERGANNHPAGFRTHILVCVGATLAMLTNQYISQYLTPGADPARLGAQVITGVGFLGVGTIFVTGKHKIKGLTTAAGLWASSCLGLALGIGFYSGASIAGILIFISLALLPKVENYFYQNARMINLYVEMDSLQNFKDFVSKIKSMDIAVLETHVSSSGPVASSGMAFHLSIKLPKNLKFAEVSMMFNDFKGMLLLEEI; via the coding sequence ATGCTCGCATTTCAATTGCCACATTACTTTTATGATGTAAATATTATATCTGTTGCTACCAGACTGCTGCTTGCAGTAGTATTTGGCGGTATAATTGGTCTTGAGCGGGGTGCTAACAATCATCCTGCCGGATTCAGAACGCACATTCTGGTTTGCGTAGGCGCTACACTGGCCATGCTTACCAATCAGTATATAAGTCAGTACCTGACCCCGGGGGCAGACCCTGCGCGATTGGGTGCCCAGGTTATTACAGGTGTAGGTTTCCTTGGTGTTGGTACCATTTTTGTAACAGGAAAACATAAAATAAAAGGTCTTACTACCGCTGCCGGTCTTTGGGCATCCTCCTGTCTGGGTCTTGCTCTTGGGATTGGATTTTACTCTGGTGCTTCCATTGCTGGCATACTTATTTTTATCAGCCTTGCACTTCTGCCTAAAGTAGAAAACTATTTCTATCAGAATGCACGTATGATTAATTTATATGTGGAAATGGATTCACTGCAAAATTTTAAAGATTTTGTATCTAAAATAAAAAGTATGGACATTGCTGTTCTGGAAACCCATGTCAGTAGCTCCGGACCTGTTGCTTCCAGTGGCATGGCATTCCATCTTTCGATTAAACTTCCTAAAAATCTTAAATTTGCAGAAGTAAGTATGATGTTTAATGACTTTAAGGGAATGCTACTATTAGAAGAAATCTAA
- a CDS encoding YfcE family phosphodiesterase: MKLFVISDTHGELNKVYEVYKTLTSIDAIIHLGDYFQDAEELKSNLGIDVISVKGNMDGSYSQSDFKILTTECGKLYLSHGHMENVKMKYQNIFYRAEEEGCVAALFGHTHKPVFSEFNGIYLINPGSLSLPADGTKGSYAIVNTSPEGIQGSIVYYGGEKKNTASKTPKVQGGYIRSLLNYSDRF; encoded by the coding sequence TTGAAGTTATTTGTAATAAGTGATACACATGGAGAATTAAATAAAGTATATGAGGTATATAAGACGCTTACCTCTATTGATGCCATTATTCATTTAGGGGATTATTTTCAGGATGCTGAAGAACTGAAAAGTAACCTGGGAATTGATGTTATTTCAGTAAAAGGTAATATGGATGGATCCTACAGCCAGTCGGATTTTAAAATATTAACTACAGAATGCGGCAAACTATATTTATCTCATGGACACATGGAAAACGTAAAAATGAAATACCAGAATATTTTTTACAGGGCAGAAGAAGAAGGCTGTGTTGCTGCACTTTTTGGTCATACACATAAACCTGTCTTTTCCGAATTTAACGGGATATATCTGATAAATCCCGGCAGTCTGAGTTTGCCTGCAGATGGTACAAAAGGTTCTTATGCAATTGTAAATACTTCTCCTGAAGGTATCCAGGGTTCCATTGTGTATTATGGCGGAGAGAAAAAAAATACCGCCTCAAAAACTCCTAAGGTCCAAGGCGGTTACATACGCAGCCTCTTAAATTATAGCGATAGATTTTAA
- a CDS encoding HD domain-containing phosphohydrolase: protein MQQMILIVDDNRSNIKIAQTILEKDYRVGAALSGRKALQFLSLAVPDLILLDINMPQMSGFEVMEALQQNEKWKNIPIIFLTANAEPQIEAKCFKMGAVDFISKPFVPEVIRNRINRTLELQAYRKNLEDAVRHQSKQILQQAEELAHKQQELMSIQQEVIIGMANLIEGRDDSTGGHIKRTSQYVELIARSLRDKGKFTDILSDEYIENLCKAAPMHDIGKICISDIILKKPGGLTEEEFEIMKKHAEQGGNVISSTMAKIEKKEFVDIAFDIATYHHEKWNGNGYPQGLTQENIPLSARIMAVADVFDALVSKRCYKEAMDSEEAFKIIEASSGTHFDPEIAKVFIELRNNIEEIMEDD, encoded by the coding sequence ATGCAGCAAATGATCCTGATTGTAGATGATAATCGGTCAAATATAAAGATAGCTCAGACCATTTTAGAAAAAGATTATAGAGTTGGAGCGGCATTATCGGGGAGGAAGGCATTACAATTTCTGTCTTTGGCGGTCCCGGATTTAATTTTGCTGGATATTAATATGCCACAGATGAGCGGCTTTGAAGTGATGGAAGCATTACAACAAAATGAAAAATGGAAGAACATACCTATAATTTTTTTGACAGCTAATGCGGAACCACAGATAGAAGCAAAGTGCTTTAAGATGGGGGCAGTAGATTTCATATCCAAACCCTTTGTTCCTGAAGTGATAAGAAACAGGATAAACAGGACACTGGAGTTACAGGCATACAGAAAAAATCTGGAAGATGCCGTAAGACATCAATCCAAGCAAATCCTGCAGCAGGCAGAAGAATTGGCACACAAGCAGCAGGAACTGATGTCTATTCAGCAGGAAGTTATAATAGGCATGGCAAATCTTATTGAAGGTCGGGACGATAGCACCGGCGGGCATATAAAAAGGACAAGCCAGTATGTGGAATTAATTGCCCGGTCTTTAAGAGATAAGGGAAAGTTTACAGACATACTTAGTGACGAATACATAGAAAATCTGTGTAAGGCCGCGCCTATGCATGACATTGGAAAGATTTGTATTTCTGATATTATATTAAAAAAACCAGGGGGACTCACAGAGGAAGAATTTGAAATTATGAAGAAACATGCTGAACAAGGAGGAAATGTTATAAGTTCAACAATGGCAAAGATAGAAAAGAAGGAATTTGTTGATATTGCTTTTGACATTGCTACCTATCATCATGAGAAATGGAATGGTAATGGATATCCACAGGGGCTGACCCAGGAAAACATTCCTTTAAGTGCCAGAATCATGGCTGTTGCAGATGTATTTGATGCTCTTGTATCCAAGAGATGTTATAAGGAGGCTATGGATAGTGAAGAGGCCTTTAAAATAATAGAAGCATCCAGTGGGACTCACTTTGATCCTGAAATTGCAAAAGTTTTTATTGAACTCAGAAATAATATTGAAGAGATTATGGAAGATGATTAG
- a CDS encoding response regulator, which yields MNITKSLLDMMNGHLIIKSVYGKGSVFTAKIPQTVVSHEAIGDFQEQYEKSIQQRKYYKESFIAPEGRILIVDDNVMNLAVVTGLLKNTELKIDTAVSGRECLDKITKNVYHIIFMDHMMPGLDGVETFECMKSMNDNLCKSAPVIALTANAISNAKKMYLDYGFSDYISKPIEGSRLERLLIKYLPPEIVHKTSELENQNKELNKEKTILEKQLGDYINVRMGLSYSGEDIENYHALLKIYKNIGRESMDKIQEAYEDEDWNLYTTLVHAVKSTSLGIGAEVLSEKARLLECAGQSNDKAYILHNHEQLLKLYEKVVSDIARYLERFDKNLKCNENIDIRQDIPEKEIEKDILKDLLMELDEKISNFEIIEAQKIIKELSYDTYKGEQLKPYIKDICEKLEDFEYEEAKRAISIMLRQL from the coding sequence TTGAATATAACCAAGAGTCTGTTAGATATGATGAACGGGCACTTAATCATTAAAAGCGTTTATGGAAAAGGCTCTGTATTTACTGCGAAGATACCTCAGACTGTTGTCAGTCATGAGGCAATTGGAGATTTTCAGGAGCAATATGAGAAAAGTATACAGCAAAGAAAGTATTATAAAGAGAGTTTTATCGCTCCAGAAGGGAGAATTCTCATTGTCGATGATAATGTTATGAATCTTGCTGTAGTCACAGGACTTTTGAAGAATACAGAACTTAAAATAGATACTGCGGTGAGTGGAAGAGAGTGTTTGGATAAGATTACAAAGAATGTGTATCATATAATCTTTATGGATCATATGATGCCTGGGCTGGACGGGGTTGAGACCTTTGAATGTATGAAATCCATGAATGATAATTTGTGCAAATCAGCGCCGGTGATTGCATTGACAGCAAATGCCATATCCAATGCCAAGAAAATGTATCTTGATTATGGATTTTCAGATTACATTTCCAAACCTATTGAGGGAAGCAGGTTAGAGCGTTTATTAATTAAATATCTGCCTCCTGAAATAGTACATAAAACCTCCGAACTTGAAAATCAGAATAAAGAGTTAAACAAGGAAAAAACTATTTTAGAAAAACAACTGGGAGATTATATTAATGTAAGAATGGGGCTGTCTTACTCTGGCGAAGATATTGAAAACTATCATGCACTTTTAAAAATATATAAAAATATTGGACGAGAGTCAATGGATAAAATTCAGGAGGCTTATGAAGATGAAGACTGGAACCTGTATACAACATTAGTTCATGCTGTAAAAAGTACATCCCTGGGGATTGGCGCTGAAGTCCTGTCTGAGAAGGCTAGGCTTTTGGAATGTGCAGGTCAGTCCAATGATAAAGCTTATATCTTACATAATCATGAACAATTATTAAAATTATATGAGAAGGTGGTTTCTGACATTGCCAGATATTTGGAACGATTTGATAAAAATCTGAAATGCAATGAAAATATTGATATACGACAGGATATACCTGAAAAGGAAATAGAAAAAGACATACTAAAAGACTTATTGATGGAGTTGGATGAGAAAATCAGCAACTTTGAAATTATAGAAGCACAAAAAATCATAAAAGAACTTTCTTATGATACTTATAAAGGGGAACAGCTAAAGCCATATATTAAAGACATTTGTGAAAAACTGGAGGACTTTGAGTATGAAGAAGCAAAAAGGGCAATAAGTATAATGCTCAGGCAGTTATAA
- a CDS encoding sensor histidine kinase: protein MSVQKKFIIIICSICLICITLTSFIGYSAASSELKAKSTENASILASDYANQINNWIWEKAVFLNTVAESMILVKNLDRNYLHSYFNQILKNSNMNNTVYDLFFQYPDSYMVCATDFVPDGSMDYTKRKWYTVPTSTHKLSVQTAYKDTDTGRQIITISREIIIDGKLEGVLAIDIFVDQMIHTINAMEVPEDSYGFLLDSNNGLVVHPSEKYGYVNNAPVALQDLKGNPYKPLIRQIEKGTKSKELLWINDYDGKKRAFFISNVECCGWHVGIAIAESVWAKDVKNLLIEFALIMAVLCFCISAISISVVVKALLKPVSLAESASQAKSDFLANMSHEIRTPINAMLGMDELILRETANENIAKYAVNIQNAGKMLLSLVNDILDFSKIESGKMEIAPIDYELSSMLSDLVNMIAQKAEEKGLSLKLDIAQDIPHRLNGDERRITQIVGNLLTNAVKYTLRGSVTLRIKWNKIDKENIELIVEVEDTGIGIKAEEINLLFISFARLDTQRNSSIEGTG, encoded by the coding sequence ATGAGTGTACAAAAGAAGTTTATAATTATCATCTGTTCAATCTGTTTAATTTGCATAACTTTAACTTCATTTATTGGGTATTCTGCGGCCTCAAGTGAACTAAAGGCTAAAAGTACTGAAAATGCTTCGATTTTGGCCTCTGATTATGCTAATCAGATTAATAATTGGATATGGGAAAAAGCAGTTTTTTTAAATACAGTTGCGGAATCAATGATTTTAGTTAAGAACCTGGACAGAAATTATTTACACTCGTATTTTAATCAGATTCTAAAAAACTCAAATATGAATAATACTGTTTATGATTTATTCTTTCAATATCCAGACAGTTATATGGTATGTGCCACAGACTTTGTACCAGATGGAAGTATGGACTATACAAAGAGAAAATGGTATACAGTTCCAACCAGTACACATAAGTTATCTGTTCAGACAGCATATAAAGATACAGATACCGGAAGGCAGATTATAACTATTTCAAGAGAAATTATTATTGACGGTAAGCTGGAGGGTGTTCTTGCCATTGATATTTTTGTGGACCAGATGATACATACTATAAATGCCATGGAAGTACCTGAAGATTCCTATGGCTTCTTACTGGATAGCAATAATGGGCTGGTAGTACATCCAAGCGAGAAATATGGATATGTAAACAATGCGCCTGTTGCTTTACAGGATTTGAAGGGAAACCCTTATAAGCCATTAATCAGACAGATTGAAAAAGGGACAAAGTCAAAAGAATTATTATGGATTAATGACTATGACGGAAAGAAACGGGCTTTTTTTATCAGCAATGTAGAATGTTGTGGATGGCATGTGGGAATTGCTATTGCAGAGAGTGTATGGGCAAAGGATGTTAAAAATCTGTTAATTGAATTTGCACTGATAATGGCTGTGCTGTGTTTTTGTATCAGTGCCATAAGTATATCTGTAGTAGTGAAAGCACTTCTTAAACCTGTCAGCCTGGCGGAATCTGCATCCCAGGCAAAATCGGATTTCCTGGCAAATATGTCTCACGAAATACGAACACCTATTAATGCAATGCTGGGGATGGACGAACTGATTCTAAGGGAGACGGCCAACGAAAATATTGCTAAATATGCAGTAAATATACAGAATGCAGGGAAAATGCTGCTTTCACTGGTGAATGATATTCTGGATTTTTCCAAAATAGAGTCAGGAAAAATGGAAATTGCCCCTATTGATTATGAGTTAAGTTCTATGCTTAGTGATTTAGTTAATATGATTGCTCAGAAGGCTGAAGAAAAAGGACTTTCTTTAAAGCTGGATATTGCACAGGATATTCCCCATAGATTAAATGGAGATGAAAGAAGAATCACCCAGATAGTTGGGAATCTTTTAACCAACGCAGTGAAATATACTTTGCGTGGTTCTGTTACTCTACGTATTAAATGGAATAAAATTGATAAAGAAAATATAGAATTGATTGTAGAAGTAGAGGATACAGGAATAGGGATTAAAGCAGAAGAGATAAACTTACTGTTTATATCGTTTGCCCGGTTAGATACGCAGAGAAATAGCAGCATTGAAGGCACGGGCTAG
- a CDS encoding superoxide dismutase, whose amino-acid sequence MNQQTQHYKFENAPLPYPYDALEPYIDAKTMELHHDRHLQTYIDNLNKILEDCPELQDLTLVQLICNADLFPECIRVPILNNAGGVFNHEFYFSQLNRLNDKEPTAHLALDINSQFGSFEEFKSRFKNAALSVFGSGYAWLVLNQNQDLQIITTANQDTPFPLNLCPILNIDVWEHAYYLKHYNKRADYIEDWFNVVDWNKILQNYFKCKSLFV is encoded by the coding sequence ATGAATCAGCAAACCCAGCACTACAAATTTGAGAATGCTCCTTTGCCGTATCCATATGATGCATTGGAACCTTACATTGATGCAAAGACTATGGAACTGCATCATGACAGGCACTTACAGACGTATATTGATAATTTAAATAAAATTCTTGAAGATTGCCCGGAATTGCAGGACTTGACTTTAGTCCAGCTTATTTGTAATGCAGATTTATTTCCTGAATGTATACGGGTACCCATATTAAACAATGCAGGGGGAGTTTTTAACCATGAATTTTATTTTAGTCAGTTAAATCGTTTAAACGATAAAGAACCAACTGCCCATTTGGCTTTAGATATAAACAGCCAGTTTGGCAGTTTTGAGGAATTTAAAAGCAGATTTAAAAATGCAGCATTATCTGTATTCGGATCTGGCTATGCATGGCTGGTCTTAAACCAAAATCAAGATTTGCAGATTATTACTACAGCAAATCAGGATACTCCGTTTCCGTTAAATCTATGCCCCATCTTAAATATAGATGTTTGGGAACACGCTTATTATTTAAAGCATTATAATAAAAGAGCTGATTATATTGAGGACTGGTTTAATGTGGTAGACTGGAACAAGATATTACAAAACTATTTTAAATGTAAATCTTTATTTGTATAA